The following proteins are co-located in the Candidatus Cloacimonadota bacterium genome:
- the tpx gene encoding thiol peroxidase, protein MAKIKLQGNPINTAGEMPAIGSRAPVFLLTAADLKDVSMQDFQGKKLLLNIYPSIDTGVCAMSVRKFNAEAANLDNTVVLGISRDLPFALGRFCGAEGIDKVYTLSEMHNRNFGKDYGLEIVDGPMAGLLARSVIIIDEKGKIKYTELVDDIVHEPNYEAALAALIH, encoded by the coding sequence ATGGCAAAGATAAAACTACAAGGAAACCCGATAAATACCGCTGGCGAGATGCCGGCAATTGGTAGCAGAGCCCCGGTTTTCTTGCTGACCGCAGCTGATCTGAAGGATGTGAGTATGCAAGATTTCCAAGGGAAAAAGTTGTTGCTGAATATATACCCTTCAATAGACACCGGAGTGTGTGCAATGAGCGTGCGAAAGTTTAATGCAGAAGCCGCCAACTTAGACAACACAGTTGTTTTGGGAATATCACGCGATCTTCCCTTTGCATTAGGTAGATTCTGCGGTGCGGAAGGAATTGATAAAGTTTATACTCTTTCTGAGATGCATAATCGTAATTTTGGCAAGGATTATGGCTTGGAGATTGTTGACGGTCCGATGGCTGGGCTTTTAGCTCGGTCTGTTATAATAATAGATGAAAAGGGTAAGATAAAATATACCGAACTTGTCGATGACATCGTACACGAACCGAATTATGAGGCCGCTTTAGCTGCGCTTATACACTGA
- a CDS encoding metal-dependent hydrolase, whose amino-acid sequence MTLRFFAHASFQIVTNNGISIVIDPWLDQNPLSPVKSREVRANYIFLTHAHGDHSGDALKIADKNTVIVAVSELASYFKETGCQTHAIQIGGAFSFDFGTVKFVKAEHGSMTPDGRYGGMAAGIILTIDGITVYHMGDTGLFGDLKLIAESQATDYLLVPIGGNYTMDPEDAAIACSWLKPRVAIPIHFNTFPVIKQDPVRFAELCAQHGISVKIMKPGETISV is encoded by the coding sequence TTTTTCGCTCACGCTTCCTTTCAAATTGTAACAAATAATGGCATCAGTATCGTTATTGATCCCTGGTTGGATCAGAATCCCCTATCCCCTGTAAAATCCCGTGAAGTAAGGGCAAACTATATCTTTCTCACCCATGCTCATGGCGACCACAGCGGAGACGCTTTGAAGATAGCAGATAAAAATACCGTAATAGTTGCCGTATCTGAACTTGCGAGTTACTTCAAAGAGACTGGTTGCCAAACCCATGCTATACAAATAGGGGGCGCATTTAGTTTTGATTTTGGCACAGTAAAATTTGTGAAAGCAGAGCATGGTAGCATGACACCCGATGGCAGATATGGTGGCATGGCTGCTGGCATCATTCTTACCATTGATGGGATTACTGTGTACCACATGGGAGATACTGGCTTATTTGGGGATCTTAAACTCATTGCTGAAAGTCAGGCAACAGACTATCTTCTTGTCCCCATTGGTGGTAACTATACTATGGATCCTGAGGATGCCGCAATAGCTTGTTCTTGGCTAAAACCGCGTGTTGCTATACCCATTCATTTTAACACGTTCCCCGTTATAAAACAAGACCCCGTGCGATTTGCAGAACTTTGCGCACAGCACGGGATCTCAGTAAAGATTATGAAACCGGGAGAGACAATCAGTGTATAA